The DNA window ACCAAATATAATTCAGAGACTTAATTTAGTCTCAGTCTCCCAATTTCTGTCTCTTGGTCTCAGTCTCAATCTCTCTTCTAAACATAACATTTACTCACTAAAGAATTAACAACCATAGAATTACCTTTAGAAGCTCAGCTGCCTCTCTTTCCATAATGTCCAGGTCATGACTTGCTACGTGGACATCCTCCAACGTTTGCTTTGCTTCAGCTGAACATCTATTTACATAATCTTGTGTTTCATTCTTTATCATGTTTAGTTCAGCTTCCATCTGGTGGATAATGTAACACACAGCAGAAGAACAAAAGTCAGGCAACAGTTTTCACAGGTAGATGATTTCTGCTTCCAATACGCATCTAAATGATTCTGACAAAGTGCGAAAAGATTGCCAGAAAATATAGAGAAACCAAATCAACAGTAGATGCAAAGCATAAATTTAGTTTGTGATTAATACAGTGAAGTTAAGAGTAAATATGGCAGCTAAAAGAtggattaaaaaaaacaaatattttgaaCAGCTGAATCATCATCTGCAATTACTGCAGACATGATTATAATGCAAGTACGATTGATTGATGTCATTCCACCTGGAGAAAATCCAAAGAAACCTGGAAGTCCCCATAATGTTCGGCTATATTCAATTGCTTTGATGAGGTATGGAGACAATTTTGATGGCAAAACCACCAGCTTGTGTGTGCGCTGTGCTGTTTATTATGATCCTGACACTGCAAAGGAAGATCCTTCTAAGCAAGGTGTTTGCAGCAACTTTTTGTGCAACTCCAAGCCTGGAGACAAAATTAAGATCACAGGGCCTTCTGGGAAGATCATGCTTTTGCCTGAGGATGATCCAAATGCGACACATATAATGATTGCCACCGGCACTGGTGTAGCTCCATTTAGGGGCTATCTACGTCGAATGTTTATGGAGTCAGTTCctaaatttaagtttggtggaCTAGCCTGGCTCTTCCTCGGTGTTGCCAATACCGATAGTCTTCTGTATGATGACGAATTCACCAAATACCATAAGGACTATCCAGACAACTTCCGCTATGAAAAGGCTCTCAACAGAGAGCAGAAGAACAGGAGCGGAAGCAAGATGTATGTTCAGGATAAGACTGAGGAATATCGCGATGAGATCTTCAAACTTCTCGACAACGGGGCTCACATTTACTTCTGTGGTCTAAAGGGGATGATGCCTGGAATCCAAGATACCCTGAAGAAGGTTGCAGAGCAAAGAGGAGAAAATTGGGAAGATAAGCTTTCACAACTTAAGAAGAACAAACAATGGCATGTCGAAGTCTACTGATAATTCTGCATTGCAGAATAAACACATGCTTGCATTTATTTACCTTAAGTCTGAGTTAGGtgttttaattaataatcttCATTAGACGGCTTGAGTAAGCTGTACATTGTTTACTTGATGAATACAAAATTGAAGAACCAAGTAAAGGTGGTGGTAGAGACATATTTTGACCATTTTGCAATCAAGATGCATCATAGTTAATTAATATGATGTTCAAgcatattcaaaaaaaaaaacagaaaaacaacAAACCATAAAGACAACTCAAGTATGATAAGTCATTGCTGTGGAAACATAGGTAAAATGTATAAGCTACAGTAAAGACCCTGGACCAACTCCTACATTCCAAAAGCAGTGCAGCATGCTGCCACCATCACTTAAATTAAAGTTACACCCATTCAGCATTGCATTTTGTTAATAGTAAAAATTCCAGTAGAAGAACATCAAGTTCACAATTATCTTTGGTTAATCTACGCagatgaaaatcaaaatctCCCTCTAGAAGGTTGAAACTTAAAGTGACAGCATAGTAGACACTGGTATCTGTGACAGGCTAAAAGTATAGAATCAACATTAATAAAATTCTGAGCATGATGATGCACTTACTTTATCAATCTGTGACTGCACTGTTGCaacattatttcttttttcctcAAGCCCAGAAGCATTTTCATTGGACATTTGCTGATAGGAAATTAACTCTTACCATCTCCTCATAGAAATCTTCTTAATGTCCTCAGTGTACGAGTTAAGTGCAGGCTTCAGACTCAATTTACGGTCAAAACCCATAATCTCAGCAGCCTAGTTCCCTTGGCATTCAACTGATACTGAATATCATCACCGATCTTCAACCTAGAAACACCAGCAAGAAGGATTAGATGCGCAGACTTGACTGTAAAGATAGACAACAAACACACCCTCTATCTAATACAAACAAGATCAATAGAATTTGCTTCATTTTAACCAAACAGTCAATAATCTATGGATATTATTAATGGAGCACAATTCAACCTCCTCAGCTCTTGGTTGCAATCCAAAGCAAGCGCCTCAAGGTCCTTGAACTCGTGAGAAAGACTATTCTCCAGTTCCTGGGACTTGTCCTCCCAAACATTCCTGGCAAGCTCGCCCACCTCGATCTCCCTCTCCAAAGCCTGCAACTCCCTCTTCATCCTCTCCACATCCCTCGCATTAACAGGCTGCGCCTCCACCATCCTCCTTAGTTCCCTGTTCTCCTCGCAAACCCTATGGTTCTCCCGCTCCTTCGCCTCCAGAACCTTCTCCTTCTCTGCCAGCACCTTCACCATCTCCTCAATCTTCCTCCCAACATCCTCAATCAGAAGATTAAACTTCTTCACATCGTCCTCTAGCATGCCCCTGtaagaaaaacaaataagaaTTGAGCAATCAAACCAAACTGAATTAAAAAAGATGAAGTCAAAGTCATCTAACTACCTTAGTCTTCTCCAGCTCGTCCTTCTTTTCGGGATGCAACCTCAGCTTCTCCAAGTCATCCCTCAAACTCTTGAGCTCATAGTTGGCAGCCTCGAGCTTCTCCTCGGCGAGGGCCTTCTGGTGGTTGAGCTTGTCCATGATGTTGAGTTCGAGTTCTTCAACCACATCATCACGGCCCTTAATGTAGTTAAGATAGGAATTGAGGGTGTACTGGTGGACAAGGTTGACCTGGACGAGGGACAAGACTGTATTGGAGGTGGATTCGGAGATGTGAGAGCCGAAGGAGGCGATCTGAACGAGCCAGTGAATGAGTGCGAGCAAGTGATGCCAGTGGTGAGGGTCGGGGGATTTAAGGATGGATTTGTGGATCATGAAGGGTAATTGAGGCGCTTCAGGAGAGGGGGCAGATCCTCTTCGAGCTTCGACACAGGGTACTCGATCTCTCTCAgaaggatttttagggtttcgAGGATGTCCTTCGCGGAAGGTGGGGTTTTGATGGATTTGAAGGTGATGGGATAATTCCGCGTCCAGAGGAACTCGTTGAGGGCGGAAATCACCGATTGCTGCAAGCGGCGCTCCTTGTAGTCCTCGATCCTCTTGCACCCCGCGCCGCCGGAGGAAGAACGGCGGCTGCTTGCCAAACTGGCGTCAGAGTCGCGGGGG is part of the Arachis duranensis cultivar V14167 chromosome 1, aradu.V14167.gnm2.J7QH, whole genome shotgun sequence genome and encodes:
- the LOC107475817 gene encoding ferredoxin--NADP reductase, root isozyme, chloroplastic-like, with translation MIIMQVRLIDVIPPGENPKKPGSPHNVRLYSIALMRYGDNFDGKTTSLCVRCAVYYDPDTAKEDPSKQGVCSNFLCNSKPGDKIKITGPSGKIMLLPEDDPNATHIMIATGTGVAPFRGYLRRMFMESVPKFKFGGLAWLFLGVANTDSLLYDDEFTKYHKDYPDNFRYEKALNREQKNRSGSKMYVQDKTEEYRDEIFKLLDNGAHIYFCGLKGMMPGIQDTLKKVAEQRGENWEDKLSQLKKNKQWHVEVY
- the LOC127745536 gene encoding kinetochore protein NDC80 homolog, with amino-acid sequence MLEDDVKKFNLLIEDVGRKIEEMVKVLAEKEKVLEAKERENHRVCEENRELRRMVEAQPVNARDVERMKRELQALEREIEVGELARNVWEDKSQELENSLSHEFKDLEALALDCNQELRRLKIGDDIQYQLNAKGTRLLRLWVLTVN